A single window of Leishmania panamensis strain MHOM/PA/94/PSC-1 chromosome 35 sequence DNA harbors:
- a CDS encoding hypothetical protein (TriTrypDB/GeneDB-style sysID: LpmP.35.1780), translated as MTARSTASDAGEEASLIRQLELLLLPLHHRFRYPLTVPAHLMAGEGGVAAIGANLTRAPLSPALASAAPAGSSGADPAGTMTSHFSGDLAELSEQQQQECLHRSALRVVEEHVPDLLTWQSRVQRGATQAGNCYQVLERVRSSVSAMQRVTEAVQEQSDHLSHNASAMMVRKAKLELVRDALEQNLAHFTRIDDLCREAGNPFLKAGSARFSALLQDIAKEMEFLSTNAQYKSAKPYALKLAAAQQTVSAMLKDAVQTSFRTMELETLASPAFQAATQVLQEGGANPSGSPITEAFTSSSSSPLLMPAPAAPPSSGGTAPTLQLRTHDVAGSFEGFLAAVNDAFVKSGDGFMSLRRMTELRQGGFSYTGAKAFGEERASAGDQLGADPGMREVMDSYCDARVGVVVPLLRYWLTLWYYLDAQQGSLADAKIAGSVAATAAAAAVGAKSLADTGAARQQLSGVAEAHTLPQLAEHICALLQRSLVAELDVLTRLWLKDEVVSQLFPRLAPGIAEEVYYMFRSRLLCVDDVGELSQTVESIQRVSLLQNTGVQDSQVVSDLWVRMIQDTQERLVFRTSVYLRQTVSCCTPTREIASIYLRCGTDAYTTDPAVSTGDDAPKRMFYIPGVVYALRLLDWLYPTLEFSVFSVFAEEAVHHSLDLVRQLMKLMRQIDSSDTLRDSKAFLCQLAHLQHLQVKLSYVDANITVVEKHISLAALRKRRLELEQSSRESKEEVEMDLLKCNECLTTAMFALVTQPVSGAAKKGEAERIRLVSEMKGRAAGMERMIAFYVEYGETQQDLVHLLRNRVAELAAEMNVDVHTVPAAPVKVASSATHAGSSPSKTMTPEALASTTGSATQNSLQLSGAEMTVAPLPPASASRPASTATGGSANPSHAFPHPSTVEAAAESTASAPVELTDATNQAFALPSRAPSAPSGFPSPPTERVTYASALPVATDQQPSAQGYAATAARARSGTHSDTDLI; from the coding sequence ATGACGGCAAGGTCAACAGCATCCGACGCAGGCGAGGAGGCATCGCTTATACGtcagctggagctgctgcttttgccgctgcaccaccgcttccgctATCCGCTTACGGTACCAGCTCACCTCATGGCGGGTGAGGGGGGCGTCGCCGCTATCGGTGCTAATTTGACCCGCGCGCCTCTGTCGCCTGCACTCGCTAGCGCTGCCCCGGCAGGTTCATCAGGTGCCGATCCGGCAGGCACCATGACGTCACACTTTTCTGGTGACCTCGCAGAGctcagcgagcagcagcagcaggagtgcCTTCATCGTTCTGCTCTGCgagtggtggaggagcaTGTGCCCGACTTGCTAACTTGGCAGTCGAGGGTTCAGCGTGGTGCCACGCAGGCTGGAAATTGCTACCAGGTACTGGAGCGCGTACGGAGCAGTGTGTCTGCGATGCAGCGTGTgacagaggcggtgcaggagcAGAGCGACCATCTTAGCCACAACGCCTCTGCCATGATGGTGCGAAAGGCCAAGCTGGAGCTTGTCCGCGATGCCTTGGAGCAGAACTTGGCGCACTTCACGCGTATCGACGACCTGTGCCGAGAGGCAGGAAACCCATTTCTGAAGGCGGGCTCAGCGCGCTTctcagcactgctgcaggacatCGCCAAGGAGATGGAGTTCCTCTCCACCAACGCACAGTACAAGTCTGCCAAGCCGTACGCTCTGAAGCttgccgcggcgcagcagacggtCAGCGCGATGTTGAAGGACGCGGTCCAGACGTCATTTCGCACCATGGAACTCGAAACACTAGCCTCGCCCGCATTTCAGGCCGCCACGCAGGTCTTGCAGGAGGGCGGCGCGAACCCTAGTGGCAGCCCCATCACCGAGGCCttcacgtcgtcgtcgtcgtcgccactcTTGATGcccgcgccagcagcacccccCTCGAGCGGAGGcacagcgccgacgctgcagctgcgcacgcatGATGTGGCCGGCTCTTTTGAAGGGTTCCTCGCCGCTGTGAACGACGCATTCGTGAAGTCTGGCGACGGATTCATGTCGCTCCGGCGCATGAccgagctgcggcagggcGGTTTCAGCTACACCGGGGCGAAGGCCtttggggaggagagggcgtcCGCTGGCGACCAGCTGGGGGCGGACCCTGGCATGCGGGAGGTGATGGACTCCTACTGCGACGCGCGGGttggcgtggtggtgccgttGTTGCGCTACTGGCTCACGCTGTGGTATTACCTCGATGCGCAGCAGGGCTCGCTGGCCGACGCGAAAATTGCCGGCAGCGtagctgctactgctgctgccgctgctgtgggagCGAAATCGCTGGCTGACACTGGCGCCGCTCGACAGCAGCTCTCCGGCGTAGCGGAAGCGCACACGCTTCCACAGTTGGCCGAGCACATCTGTGCACTACTCCAGCGCTCCCTGGTCGCGGAGTTGGATGTGCTCACGCGGCTGTGGCTGAAGGATGAAGTCGTTTCCCAACTTTTCCCGAGGCTTGCGCCTGGCATTGCCGAGGAGGTGTACTACATGTTTCGTTCGCGGCTGCTCTGCGTCGACGACGTAGGTGAGCTGTCCCAGACAGTGGAGAGCATTCAGCGCGTGAGCCTGCTCCAGAACACGGGCGTGCAGGACTCGCAAGTCGTGTCGGATCTGTGGGTGCGTATGATACAGGACACTCAGGAGCGACTCGTCTTCCGCACGAGCGTGTACCTGAGGCAAACGGTGTCCTGCTGCACCCCGACGCGCGAGATCGCCAGCATTTACCTCCGCTGTGGCACTGATGCATACACCACCGACCCAGCAGTGTCCACCGGAGACGATGCGCCGAAACGAATGTTTTACATTCCTGGCGTCGTGTATGCGCTCAGGCTTCTGGATTGGCTGTACCCGACCCTCGAGTTCTCTGTCTTCTCAGTTTTTGCAGAGGAAGCGGTGCACCACAGCCTCGACCTCGTCCGGCAGCTGATGAAGCTCATGCGGCAGATCGACTCGAGCGACACGCTGCGAGACTCAAAGGCGTTCCTGTGTCAGCTGGcccacctgcagcacctaCAAGTGAAGCTCTCCTATGTAGATGCAAACATCACCGTGGTGGAGAAACACATCAGTTTAGCGGCACTGCGCAAGCGGCGGCTAGAACTGGAGCAGTCCTCTCGGGAGTCGAAGGAGGAGGTTGAGATGGACCTGCTCAAGTGCAACGAGTGCCTCACAACAGCCATGTTCGCGCTGGTGACGCAGCCCGTCTCTGGcgcggcgaagaagggcgAGGCAGAGCGCATTCGGCTCGTTTCGGAGATGAAAGGGCGCGCTGCAGGGATGGAGCGCATGATCGCTTTTTACGTGGAGTACGGAGAGACACAGCAGGACTTGGTGCATCTCTTGCGTAACCGCGTGGCAGAGCTTGCGGCTGAGATGAACGTCGATGTGCATACGGTTCCGGCAGCACCAGTTAAGGTGGCATCCTCGGCAACACATGCAGGATCCTCCCCTTCGAAGACGATGACGCCGGAGGCACTGGCGTCTACAACCGGATCTGCCACGCAAAACTCTCTACAACTCTCCGGGGCAGAGATGACTgtggcacctctgccgccagcGTCGGCGTCGAGGCCCGCGAGTACGGCCACAGGTGGCAGTGCCAATCCGTCCCATGCCTTTCCCCATCCTTCCACAgtagaagctgctgctgagtctACCGCGAGCGCACCGGTAGAGCTGACAGACGCTACCAATCAGGCTTTCGCGTTGCCATCCCGGGCACCGAGTGCCCCTTCAGGGTTCCCGAGCCCTCCCACGGAGCGCGTGACGTACGCGTCGGCGCTGCCTGTCGCGACAGATCAGCAGCCGTCGGCGCAGGGATatgcggcaacggcagctcGAGCACGTTCAGGCACCCACAGCGACACGGACCTTATCTGA